The Saccharomonospora glauca K62 genome has a segment encoding these proteins:
- a CDS encoding VanW family protein, with translation MQQNSQWPESHSEETDILPRIDARPPQPDQNATERTQHIAAVPDAPTQQIPPAGGSGGGETPPPSRPGEEASKPASGRPRWRKPGIIAAAVFGFLVLVYGLDLLITSGDIPRGVSVAGVDVGGMSPSKAEALLREELEPRLTQPVAYRAGEVTGELNPKESGLTLDWDATLEQAGDQPLNPFTRIASFFTTTELGVVTQAEPNQFANAMKALRKEVDREPVEGDIVFEGAQPKAVEPQQGQKLQEEQARETILAHWASGEQLDLPVDATPVTVPMEEVQKALREVAQPAMSGPVVVRGDGTDGVLEPEEIAEGLSFEAKNGSLVPKIDQKKIVAGVEPELASTEKEGKDATIVFEGGKPKVEPSEDGIQIQWDETLKPLLDVLKKTDGRELTAVYEKQPAELTTEEAEGLGIKEVIGEFTTGGFAPDSGVNIKVVAEKVNGAIVKPGETFSLNEYTGPRTAAQGYVEAGIIQNGAPGKAVGGGISQFATTLYNAYYFAGLKDAGHQEHSYYISRYPKGREATVFQNPDGSSVIDLKFTNDSEHGVAIQTIWTPSDITVRLWGTKRYDVQSVTGEETNHVPPPTQDGPEENCQPSPGAPGFTVTDTRILRDINTGQEVRREERTVKYNPQPKIVCKKD, from the coding sequence TTGCAGCAAAATAGCCAGTGGCCCGAGTCACACAGCGAAGAAACGGACATACTTCCGCGAATCGACGCGCGACCGCCGCAGCCCGACCAGAACGCCACGGAACGCACCCAGCACATCGCTGCCGTTCCCGACGCGCCGACCCAGCAGATTCCGCCCGCCGGTGGCAGCGGCGGCGGGGAGACGCCACCCCCGAGCCGGCCCGGCGAGGAGGCCTCGAAGCCGGCCTCCGGCCGTCCTCGCTGGCGCAAGCCCGGCATCATCGCCGCCGCCGTGTTCGGCTTCCTCGTGTTGGTGTACGGCCTGGACCTGCTCATCACCAGCGGCGACATTCCTCGCGGGGTGTCCGTGGCCGGCGTCGACGTGGGCGGGATGAGCCCGTCCAAGGCCGAAGCCCTGCTGCGGGAGGAGCTCGAACCGCGGCTCACCCAGCCCGTCGCCTATCGCGCGGGCGAGGTGACGGGTGAGCTGAACCCCAAGGAGTCGGGCCTCACCCTCGACTGGGACGCCACCCTGGAGCAGGCGGGCGACCAGCCCCTCAACCCCTTCACCCGGATCGCGTCCTTCTTCACCACCACCGAGCTCGGCGTGGTGACCCAGGCCGAGCCCAACCAGTTCGCCAACGCCATGAAGGCGCTGCGCAAGGAGGTCGACCGGGAACCCGTCGAGGGGGACATCGTCTTCGAGGGCGCCCAACCGAAGGCGGTGGAACCCCAGCAGGGCCAGAAACTGCAGGAGGAGCAGGCCCGCGAGACCATCCTCGCGCACTGGGCCTCGGGCGAGCAGCTCGACCTGCCCGTGGACGCCACCCCGGTGACCGTGCCGATGGAGGAGGTCCAGAAGGCGCTTCGCGAGGTCGCGCAGCCCGCCATGTCCGGTCCCGTGGTCGTGCGCGGCGACGGCACCGACGGTGTGCTCGAACCGGAGGAGATCGCGGAAGGCCTGTCGTTCGAGGCGAAGAACGGCTCGCTCGTTCCGAAAATCGACCAGAAGAAGATCGTCGCAGGCGTGGAACCGGAACTGGCCTCCACGGAGAAGGAGGGCAAGGACGCCACGATCGTCTTCGAGGGCGGCAAGCCCAAGGTCGAGCCGTCCGAGGACGGCATTCAGATCCAATGGGACGAGACGCTCAAGCCGCTGCTCGACGTGTTGAAGAAGACCGACGGCCGGGAGCTGACCGCCGTCTACGAAAAGCAGCCCGCCGAACTCACCACCGAGGAGGCCGAGGGACTCGGCATCAAGGAGGTCATCGGCGAGTTCACCACCGGCGGCTTCGCTCCCGACTCCGGGGTCAACATCAAGGTGGTGGCCGAGAAGGTCAACGGCGCCATCGTCAAGCCCGGCGAGACCTTCAGCCTCAACGAGTACACGGGCCCGCGCACCGCGGCCCAGGGCTACGTCGAGGCGGGCATCATCCAGAACGGCGCCCCCGGCAAGGCGGTCGGCGGCGGTATCTCGCAGTTCGCCACCACCCTGTACAACGCGTACTACTTCGCGGGGCTCAAGGACGCCGGTCACCAGGAGCACAGCTACTACATCAGCCGGTACCCCAAGGGCCGGGAGGCCACCGTCTTCCAGAACCCCGACGGCTCCAGCGTCATCGACCTGAAGTTCACCAACGACAGCGAACACGGCGTGGCGATCCAGACAATCTGGACCCCGTCGGACATCACAGTGAGGCTGTGGGGCACCAAGCGCTACGACGTGCAGTCGGTCACCGGTGAGGAGACCAACCACGTGCCGCCGCCCACGCAGGACGGCCCGGAGGAGAACTGCCAGCCGAGCCCCGGCGCACCGGGATTCACCGTCACGGACACCCGCATCCTGCGGGACATCAACACCGGGCAGGAAGTGCGCCGGGAGGAACGCACGGTGAAGTACAACCCGCAGCCGAAGATCGTCTGCAAGAAGGACTGA
- a CDS encoding Glu/Leu/Phe/Val family dehydrogenase has translation MTDGVFGRDGGHEQVVYCQDPQTGLKAIIAVHSTALGPALGGTRFYPYASEQDALNDVLALSRGMSYKNALAGLDLGGGKAVIIGDPATVKSEALLRAYGRFVETLGGRYITACDVGTYVADMDVVARETRYVTGRSRDDGGAGDSSVLTAYGVFQGMRASAEHVWGTPELRGRRVGVAGVGKVGHLLVGHLVEAGAEVVVTDVSEAAIDRVRSAHPSVEVVADTDTLVASDIDVYAPCALGGALNDATVEVLRAKVVCGAANNQLAHPGVEKLLDERGILFAPDYLVNSGGVIMVSDELHGFQYERAHRKVSALYETTKKVFALAEEEGVPPATAADRLAERRMAEVSRLRSILTR, from the coding sequence GTGACCGATGGTGTATTCGGCCGCGACGGCGGCCACGAACAGGTGGTCTACTGCCAGGACCCGCAGACCGGGCTCAAGGCGATCATCGCGGTGCACTCCACCGCACTCGGACCAGCTCTGGGCGGAACCCGCTTCTATCCGTACGCGTCGGAGCAGGACGCGCTGAACGACGTGCTGGCGTTGTCGCGGGGCATGTCGTACAAGAACGCCCTCGCGGGCCTCGACCTCGGTGGTGGTAAGGCCGTCATCATCGGTGACCCCGCCACGGTCAAGTCGGAAGCACTGCTTCGGGCCTACGGCCGGTTCGTCGAGACCCTGGGCGGGCGTTACATCACCGCCTGCGACGTGGGCACCTACGTGGCCGACATGGACGTGGTCGCGCGGGAGACCCGGTACGTCACCGGACGTTCCCGCGACGATGGCGGTGCCGGGGACTCCTCGGTGCTCACCGCCTACGGCGTGTTCCAGGGCATGCGGGCCTCCGCCGAGCACGTGTGGGGCACTCCCGAGCTGCGCGGCCGCCGGGTCGGTGTGGCCGGTGTCGGGAAGGTCGGCCACCTGCTCGTGGGGCACCTGGTCGAGGCCGGCGCGGAAGTCGTGGTCACCGACGTCTCCGAGGCCGCGATCGACAGGGTGCGTTCGGCGCATCCGTCGGTGGAGGTCGTCGCCGACACCGACACCCTGGTCGCCTCCGACATCGACGTCTACGCCCCCTGCGCGCTCGGCGGCGCGCTCAACGACGCCACGGTGGAGGTCCTGCGCGCCAAGGTGGTCTGCGGCGCGGCGAACAACCAGCTGGCGCACCCCGGTGTGGAGAAGCTGCTCGACGAACGCGGCATCCTGTTCGCGCCCGACTACCTCGTGAACTCCGGTGGCGTGATCATGGTCAGCGACGAGCTCCACGGCTTCCAGTACGAGCGGGCCCACCGCAAGGTCAGCGCGCTCTACGAGACCACGAAGAAGGTGTTCGCCCTCGCCGAGGAGGAGGGGGTGCCACCGGCGACCGCGGCCGACCGGCTCGCCGAACGCCGCATGGCCGAGGTGTCCCGGCTGAGGTCGATTCTCACCAGGTAG
- a CDS encoding DUF5302 domain-containing protein, whose translation MSDTTPSTGGDGRDDEVKRRFREALARKQAVRKAGESHADHGNTGTHPHGPLAHKRDFRRKSG comes from the coding sequence ATGTCCGACACCACGCCGAGCACCGGTGGGGACGGCCGGGACGACGAGGTCAAGCGACGGTTCCGGGAGGCACTCGCCCGGAAACAGGCGGTTCGCAAGGCCGGTGAGTCCCACGCCGACCACGGCAACACCGGGACCCACCCCCACGGACCGTTGGCGCACAAGCGCGATTTCCGGCGTAAGAGCGGCTGA
- a CDS encoding electron transfer flavoprotein subunit alpha/FixB family protein: MSEVLVLVDHVDGEVKKVTYELLTAARALGEPSAVVVGAPGSAAKAKESLASYGAAKVYVAESDDATSYLVTPKVDALAAVVEQASPAAVLVAATSEGKEVSGRLAVRLGSGWIADAVGVNSDGSVEQSIFGGAFSVKSKTTRGVPVISVRPGAVEAEQAEGAAAEETVSLPAVDPAKSAKITGVEPVVAGDRPELTEASIVVSGGRGVGSAEKFEVVEKLADSLGAAVGASRAAVDSGYYPAQFQVGQTGKTVSPQLYIALGISGAIQHRAGMQTSKTIVAVNKDPEAPIFEIADFGVVGDLFDVAPQLTEEITKRKG; encoded by the coding sequence ATGAGCGAAGTACTCGTCCTCGTCGACCACGTCGACGGTGAGGTCAAGAAGGTCACCTACGAGCTGCTGACCGCGGCCCGTGCCCTGGGTGAGCCGTCGGCCGTGGTCGTCGGTGCGCCCGGCAGCGCCGCGAAGGCGAAGGAGTCCCTGGCGTCCTACGGTGCCGCGAAGGTCTACGTGGCCGAGTCCGACGACGCCACGTCCTACCTGGTGACGCCGAAGGTGGACGCGCTGGCGGCCGTCGTGGAGCAGGCCTCGCCCGCCGCCGTGCTCGTGGCCGCCACCTCCGAGGGCAAGGAGGTCTCCGGTCGGCTGGCCGTGCGGCTCGGTTCCGGTTGGATTGCCGACGCCGTGGGTGTGAACTCCGACGGCAGCGTCGAACAGTCGATCTTCGGTGGTGCCTTCTCCGTGAAGTCGAAAACCACCCGCGGGGTTCCCGTGATCTCCGTGCGTCCGGGTGCCGTCGAGGCCGAGCAGGCCGAGGGCGCCGCCGCCGAGGAGACCGTGTCGCTGCCCGCCGTCGACCCGGCCAAGTCGGCGAAGATCACCGGTGTCGAGCCGGTCGTCGCGGGCGACCGCCCCGAGCTGACCGAGGCGTCGATCGTCGTCTCCGGTGGCCGTGGTGTCGGTTCCGCCGAGAAGTTCGAGGTCGTGGAGAAGCTGGCCGACTCGCTCGGCGCCGCCGTCGGTGCCTCCCGCGCCGCGGTGGACTCCGGTTACTACCCGGCCCAGTTCCAGGTCGGACAGACCGGTAAGACCGTGTCGCCGCAGCTCTACATCGCGCTCGGCATCTCCGGTGCCATCCAGCACCGGGCCGGTATGCAGACCTCCAAGACCATCGTCGCGGTCAACAAGGACCCCGAGGCGCCGATCTTCGAGATCGCCGACTTCGGTGTCGTGGGTGACCTGTTCGACGTCGCCCCGCAGCTGACGGAGGAGATCACCAAGCGCAAGGGCTGA
- a CDS encoding enoyl-CoA hydratase-related protein: protein MPTLHQRDRVFVLELGADENRFSPEWLKTVHDMLDTVAGHDGPAALVTVGKGKFYSNGLDLEWLSAHAEQTQEYVRDVHELFAKVLTLPVPTVAAVNGHAFGAGAMLAMAHDTRVMRADRGFFCFPEADINIPFTPGMAALIQSKLTPSAAIASMTTAHRFGGHEAERTGLVDAVASEDELLDVACERVAALAGKDKGTLGAIKSTMFASVVTALRSPMSGS from the coding sequence GTGCCCACGCTGCACCAACGTGATCGTGTGTTCGTGCTCGAACTCGGAGCCGACGAGAACCGGTTCTCGCCGGAGTGGTTGAAGACGGTCCACGACATGTTGGACACCGTGGCCGGGCACGACGGACCGGCGGCGCTCGTGACGGTGGGCAAAGGCAAGTTCTACTCCAACGGCCTCGACCTGGAATGGCTCTCCGCGCACGCCGAGCAGACCCAGGAGTACGTGCGTGACGTGCACGAACTCTTCGCCAAGGTGCTCACCCTGCCGGTGCCCACGGTGGCCGCCGTCAACGGCCACGCCTTCGGTGCGGGTGCCATGCTGGCGATGGCCCACGACACGCGCGTCATGCGAGCCGACCGGGGTTTCTTCTGCTTCCCCGAGGCCGACATCAACATCCCCTTCACGCCGGGCATGGCCGCCCTCATCCAGAGCAAGCTGACGCCGTCCGCGGCGATCGCGTCGATGACCACCGCGCACCGGTTCGGCGGACACGAGGCGGAACGCACGGGGCTCGTCGACGCCGTCGCGAGCGAGGACGAGCTGCTCGACGTTGCGTGCGAACGCGTCGCCGCTCTGGCGGGCAAGGACAAGGGCACGCTCGGTGCCATCAAGTCGACGATGTTCGCCTCGGTCGTGACCGCGCTCCGCTCCCCGATGTCGGGGTCCTGA